The Candidatus Thermoplasmatota archaeon genome includes a window with the following:
- a CDS encoding Lrp/AsnC family transcriptional regulator, which produces MDKLDLEIIRSLNLNARKSFRELARELRVSLSTISARVKKLENEVVLLGYAPIIDAEKLGYELFAIVELRISKGKLIEVQKKIAKDKRVYGVYDVTGEYDSIVMARLRNRQDLNNFIKSLLSMEYVERTNTHVVLNIVKEEKRVLV; this is translated from the coding sequence ATGGACAAACTCGATCTAGAGATAATAAGGAGCTTAAATTTAAATGCACGTAAAAGTTTTAGAGAGCTTGCAAGAGAGCTAAGAGTATCATTGAGTACTATAAGTGCAAGAGTGAAAAAATTAGAAAATGAGGTTGTGCTTCTCGGTTATGCGCCAATAATAGATGCAGAAAAACTAGGCTACGAGCTTTTTGCTATTGTAGAGCTCAGAATATCAAAAGGTAAATTAATCGAGGTACAGAAGAAAATTGCAAAAGACAAAAGGGTTTATGGAGTTTATGACGTAACTGGCGAGTACGATTCTATTGTTATGGCAAGACTCAGAAACAGACAAGATTTAAATAATTTTATAAAATCGCTACTTAGCATGGAATATGTTGAAAGAACAAATACCCACGTAGTTCTGAACATAGTAAAAGAGGAGAAAAGAGTGCTTGTTTGA
- the glnA gene encoding type I glutamate--ammonia ligase: MRDLKLEILERVKKEKVKFIQLQFMDILGAVKNVSIPAENLEKALVDGVFFDGSSVLGYATIEESDMRVMPDPKTFLVIPWTADNLKTARLICNIYDAKGKRFEGDPRYCLERQLAIIKKQGLVFNAGPEYEFFLFQLDTNGSPVAKPSDSGTYFDLMRDRGDTVRKEIVGYLNQMGFEVEASHHEVAPGQHEIDLRYSDALTTADRVTMMKYVTKIIAQKYSLYATFMPKPIFGVCGSGMHVHQSLFDLKGNNIFYEPKGEYQLSDKAFCFIGGLLRYAKETCAILASWVNSYKRLVPGFEAPVYISWANRNRSALIRVPAGRVLKTRLELRNPDPAGNPYLQFAVMLAAGMKGIKDKIYPPEPVERDIYKMSEEERKRFGIDTLPSNLGHALSLMENSKLIKETLGEHLFKHFLHIKKEEWGEYRIKVTEWEVDNLLPIL; encoded by the coding sequence ATGAGAGATTTAAAATTAGAAATTTTAGAGAGAGTAAAAAAAGAGAAAGTAAAATTCATTCAGCTTCAGTTTATGGATATTCTAGGAGCAGTAAAAAATGTTTCCATTCCTGCAGAAAACTTAGAGAAAGCTCTTGTTGATGGTGTCTTCTTCGACGGCTCCTCAGTTCTAGGCTATGCAACTATTGAAGAAAGTGATATGCGCGTTATGCCAGATCCAAAAACTTTTCTAGTAATTCCTTGGACTGCTGATAATCTAAAAACTGCCAGACTAATCTGCAATATTTACGATGCCAAAGGCAAGCGCTTTGAAGGCGACCCCAGATACTGTTTAGAAAGACAACTAGCAATTATTAAAAAGCAAGGCTTGGTTTTTAATGCAGGCCCTGAGTATGAGTTCTTTCTGTTCCAACTAGATACTAATGGTAGCCCAGTAGCGAAGCCAAGCGACTCAGGTACTTATTTTGATTTAATGCGCGATCGTGGCGATACCGTTAGAAAAGAGATTGTAGGCTATCTTAACCAAATGGGATTCGAGGTAGAGGCATCGCACCACGAAGTAGCACCAGGGCAACATGAGATAGACCTTCGCTACTCTGATGCGCTAACAACTGCAGATAGAGTAACAATGATGAAATACGTAACTAAAATAATTGCGCAGAAATATTCTCTTTACGCTACATTCATGCCTAAACCCATATTTGGAGTTTGTGGTAGCGGTATGCATGTGCACCAATCATTGTTTGACTTAAAAGGCAATAATATCTTTTACGAGCCGAAAGGTGAATATCAACTGAGTGATAAGGCTTTCTGTTTTATAGGAGGATTGTTGCGCTACGCAAAAGAGACTTGTGCAATACTCGCGTCATGGGTGAACTCATATAAAAGATTGGTTCCAGGCTTTGAAGCACCTGTATATATCTCGTGGGCTAACCGCAACAGAAGCGCTTTGATAAGAGTTCCTGCTGGTAGAGTCTTGAAAACAAGACTTGAGTTAAGAAATCCTGATCCTGCAGGCAATCCTTATTTGCAATTTGCAGTAATGCTTGCTGCAGGCATGAAAGGGATAAAAGATAAAATTTATCCGCCGGAGCCAGTGGAAAGAGATATTTATAAAATGAGTGAAGAGGAGCGCAAGCGCTTTGGTATCGATACTCTGCCCAGCAATTTAGGGCATGCTCTTTCATTAATGGAAAATAGCAAACTTATTAAAGAAACGCTAGGAGAACATTTATTCAAGCATTTTCTGCATATTAAGAAAGAGGAATGGGGTGAGTACAGAATAAAAGTTACAGAATGGGAAGTTGATAATCTATTGCCGATTTTGTAA
- a CDS encoding helix-hairpin-helix domain-containing protein, producing the protein SKTDTSEWLLYSMRELAKLFNPSVMPRLSKLILRVRYGVKEELLELVALKGIGRVRARALFKAGFRNLKDLRKASVEELAKVEKIGLAVAKSIKEQIR; encoded by the coding sequence TCAAAGACCGATACTTCAGAATGGCTTCTTTACTCAATGCGCGAGCTTGCTAAGTTATTTAATCCCTCAGTCATGCCAAGACTTAGCAAACTTATACTTAGAGTAAGATATGGTGTAAAAGAAGAGTTGCTAGAATTGGTTGCTCTAAAAGGAATAGGCAGGGTAAGAGCTAGAGCTTTGTTTAAAGCAGGCTTTAGAAACTTGAAAGATTTGAGGAAAGCAAGTGTTGAAGAGCTTGCTAAAGTTGAAAAGATAGGTCTTGCAGTTGCAAAAAGTATTAAAGAACAGATACGCTGA
- a CDS encoding DEAD/DEAH box helicase: MRISDLGLDERIITLFKELGIEELYPPQAECIKYVLAKDNLVLAIPTASGKTLVAYLAILNSVLEEHGKAMYIVPLRALASEKYEELKKFESLGLKVAISYGDLDAPEPQLEQFDIIVVTSEKADSLLRHKTHWLTSLTTLVADEIHLIHDFTRGPTLEVILTRFKQLNPKAQIIALSATINNSEELAQWLDAKHFRSDWRPVPLKKGVLEENIIYFSDGTVKELEDREPIKALFLDVLKDNAQLLIFVNTRRSAEALAVALSNLTSNYLNSEEKNQLRELSDELVEVQAEHTSLGSELAKCVSKGVAFHHAGLSNAQRSLIERTFKNRLIKCIVATPTLAWGVNLPARRVVVRDLWRYDSALGASPLSVLEVLQMMGRAGRPQYDSYGEAILIARNEAERFKILENYLLGESENICSKLGNESALRTHLLASIATGFAHDYQGLRDFLVRTFFAYQRANNIEIEKLVETVVKFLIENEFVIERDEKLIPTKFGKRISELYIDPLSGIVLRDALKKARKAKTTDFSWLYTICSTPDMPLIYPRGKDKWLEEELVIRENDILVKDLSYEFELAYLKTTCLLNDWSSECTEEYISK; this comes from the coding sequence ATGAGGATATCGGATTTAGGGCTAGACGAAAGAATTATTACACTTTTCAAAGAGTTAGGTATAGAAGAGCTGTATCCGCCTCAAGCAGAATGTATAAAATATGTCCTAGCCAAAGATAATTTAGTACTAGCAATTCCTACGGCGAGCGGTAAAACGCTTGTTGCTTATTTAGCAATTCTAAATTCGGTGTTGGAAGAGCATGGCAAAGCCATGTACATAGTGCCTTTAAGAGCGCTAGCATCTGAGAAATACGAAGAGCTGAAAAAATTCGAATCTTTAGGTTTGAAAGTTGCTATTTCTTATGGCGACTTAGATGCTCCGGAGCCGCAACTAGAGCAGTTTGATATTATCGTAGTAACTTCTGAGAAGGCAGATTCTTTACTAAGACATAAGACACACTGGCTTACTAGCTTGACTACTCTAGTAGCTGACGAAATACATCTTATTCACGATTTTACTAGAGGACCTACTTTAGAAGTTATACTTACTAGATTTAAACAGCTTAATCCCAAAGCTCAAATTATTGCGCTTTCTGCAACTATTAATAATTCAGAAGAGCTTGCTCAATGGCTGGATGCAAAGCATTTCAGAAGCGACTGGAGGCCAGTACCTTTGAAAAAAGGTGTTTTGGAAGAAAATATAATATATTTTTCAGACGGTACTGTGAAAGAGCTAGAAGATAGAGAGCCTATAAAAGCACTTTTTCTAGATGTTTTAAAAGATAACGCTCAACTACTAATATTCGTAAATACACGAAGGTCAGCGGAAGCGCTTGCAGTAGCGCTCTCCAACTTAACTTCTAACTATTTAAATAGTGAGGAAAAAAATCAGCTTAGAGAGCTTAGCGACGAACTCGTTGAGGTGCAAGCTGAGCACACTTCGTTAGGCTCTGAGCTAGCAAAATGCGTTTCTAAAGGAGTGGCATTCCATCATGCTGGCTTGAGTAATGCGCAACGCTCACTTATAGAGCGCACTTTCAAAAATCGTCTAATTAAGTGCATTGTAGCAACTCCTACTTTAGCTTGGGGCGTTAATTTACCTGCACGTAGAGTTGTAGTTAGAGATCTATGGCGCTATGACAGTGCTCTTGGTGCTTCACCGCTCTCTGTACTTGAAGTCTTACAGATGATGGGAAGAGCAGGCAGACCTCAATACGATAGTTATGGTGAAGCTATACTTATTGCAAGAAATGAAGCTGAGAGATTTAAAATATTAGAAAATTATCTACTCGGCGAAAGTGAAAATATCTGTTCTAAGCTAGGAAATGAAAGCGCTCTGAGAACACATCTTTTAGCTAGCATTGCAACAGGATTCGCGCACGACTATCAAGGACTAAGAGATTTTTTAGTACGTACTTTCTTCGCATATCAAAGAGCAAATAACATAGAGATTGAGAAGCTTGTAGAAACAGTGGTGAAATTCCTTATAGAAAATGAATTTGTGATAGAAAGAGATGAAAAACTTATACCAACTAAATTTGGGAAGCGCATCTCAGAACTCTATATAGATCCGCTTTCAGGTATAGTTTTAAGAGATGCTTTAAAAAAAGCTCGTAAAGCAAAAACTACAGATTTTTCATGGCTTTACACAATATGCTCTACACCGGATATGCCTTTAATATATCCTAGAGGAAAAGATAAATGGCTAGAAGAAGAGCTTGTAATTCGTGAAAATGATATTTTAGTTAAAGATCTCAGTTACGAGTTTGAACTGGCTTATCTAAAAACTACATGCTTACTTAACGATTGGAGTAGTGAGTGCACTGAGGAGTACATATCAAAGAA
- the sepF gene encoding cell division protein SepF: protein MGFFERILKKKKAVAEGEKYVDLTEWSETGKKEEVSAKMHIRVAEIYRYEDLSDLTTPVYDGDLLLLDFSPIAGDDFTFRRVTSELKRLAQDINGDLAGIGRNMLVLAPAGVKIEREKIRPSFK, encoded by the coding sequence ATGGGATTCTTCGAAAGGATATTGAAGAAGAAAAAAGCTGTTGCTGAAGGTGAAAAGTACGTAGATTTAACTGAGTGGAGTGAGACAGGCAAGAAAGAAGAAGTGAGTGCTAAGATGCATATACGAGTAGCTGAGATATATAGGTATGAAGATTTAAGTGATTTAACAACCCCTGTCTACGACGGCGATTTGCTACTACTAGATTTTTCGCCTATAGCTGGAGACGATTTTACGTTCAGAAGAGTAACATCTGAGCTTAAGCGGTTAGCTCAAGATATCAACGGCGACCTTGCAGGTATAGGCAGGAATATGCTAGTGTTAGCTCCGGCAGGGGTAAAAATAGAGCGCGAAAAAATCAGGCCGTCATTTAAGTAA
- a CDS encoding tetratricopeptide repeat protein, with translation MKAEDYEILGKRAYNEKNYKDAANYFTKALELRMDKNLLYEIGLTFYKLQNYDDAIKYLRKALELDSKFKEAWETLADALCLVWKFREAVKCYEKAYELSYEPSLKEKITSLRLIWDY, from the coding sequence GTGAAAGCTGAGGATTACGAAATACTTGGTAAGAGAGCTTACAACGAAAAGAACTACAAAGATGCGGCCAATTACTTTACGAAAGCTTTAGAGCTAAGGATGGATAAAAATTTACTTTATGAGATTGGCTTGACATTTTATAAACTTCAAAATTATGATGACGCAATTAAATACCTCAGAAAGGCTTTGGAACTAGATTCTAAATTTAAAGAAGCTTGGGAAACGTTAGCTGATGCTCTGTGCTTAGTATGGAAATTTAGGGAAGCTGTAAAATGCTATGAAAAAGCTTACGAACTGAGTTATGAGCCTAGCTTAAAGGAGAAAATAACCTCTTTGAGACTTATATGGGATTACTGA
- a CDS encoding glycosyl hydrolase family 18 protein encodes MINAKQLSPLSDTPYYDRIAARGYADLWWNGYNPDYGNYAGMGGDCANFVSQCLIAGGISLWKGSDGNGAGLGYYTNQSGTLINCDDLAANLKTHQLTYYSFIENSGVPPDNLTVGDVIIYGTAGGDLYRHAVIVVEGNGSSCKVNAHSSSQYHVSWDYLFPSTYNRANFYHFLDKNITERIQFRVNTSELNVRIGPGTAPPYNIPLGKIKSNQEYIAYEYVINATGVKWWHFWYDYRNAWCCADFGYTTIVNENIKFKVNVTTSLNVRTGPGTTYPIVNRTFNAQTFTAFELVRNGSLEWYRFWYRGRNDTWCAANYTTPIKDSILRTVSGWLPYWAWGSGMSTFSNNIELFDEVLPFWYKTNADGTLSSYSGAGNQTFVKFAHDNKVKVIPLISNGYNKTLVHTILSNPTIMENHIANITNLVISNNYDGIDIDYEGLYASDKDNFTLFISKLAEKLHEKNKLLSVCVQAKWSDSITWDGPGAHDYENLGKFADTLRIMAYDEHWSTSEPGPIASYSWVENILSYAVTKTSKDKIILGVPFYGRDWNKTTSGTWTSKSYTYPGIINLMTTKGATRAWNNTAKVPQFNYSDGAAEHQQHYVYYEDNQSLSFKLDLVIKYNVAGVCGFALGYEDPLAWSLSQKKISVGKSFVYYLNEGWNFITIPLSLSCTAETLAQNITNCTHISYWDVSSQKFVVYEKGSGINNFDLQTCVGYHVYVSTKSRINVTGIAVTASVNLYKGWNSIGWCNFTATDAKSLARNITNCTAVAYWDNARRFVIHPVDSELANFPIERGSGYLVYVFTTTVFAT; translated from the coding sequence ATGATCAACGCAAAACAACTTTCTCCACTTTCAGACACACCTTATTATGACAGAATAGCAGCGAGAGGTTATGCGGATCTTTGGTGGAACGGTTACAATCCAGACTACGGAAACTATGCCGGAATGGGTGGCGATTGCGCGAACTTTGTATCTCAGTGCTTAATTGCAGGTGGCATAAGTTTATGGAAAGGCTCTGATGGAAACGGAGCGGGGCTGGGCTACTATACTAATCAAAGCGGAACCCTAATTAATTGCGATGACTTAGCAGCGAACTTAAAAACTCATCAACTAACATATTATTCGTTTATTGAGAATTCTGGTGTCCCGCCGGACAATCTCACCGTGGGCGACGTGATTATTTACGGTACAGCAGGCGGAGATCTATATAGACATGCAGTAATTGTTGTAGAAGGAAACGGCAGCAGCTGTAAAGTAAATGCCCACTCGTCAAGTCAATATCATGTATCTTGGGATTATCTCTTCCCGTCGACTTATAACCGTGCGAATTTTTATCATTTTTTGGACAAAAATATTACTGAACGTATACAGTTCAGAGTTAATACAAGTGAACTCAATGTAAGGATCGGGCCAGGAACTGCCCCGCCTTATAATATTCCATTAGGTAAAATAAAATCAAATCAAGAATACATCGCATACGAATATGTAATTAATGCGACGGGCGTAAAGTGGTGGCATTTTTGGTATGATTATAGAAACGCATGGTGTTGCGCAGATTTTGGATATACCACAATCGTAAATGAAAATATAAAATTTAAAGTTAATGTGACAACATCTTTGAATGTACGTACGGGTCCAGGAACCACCTACCCCATTGTGAATAGAACATTTAATGCTCAAACATTCACAGCGTTTGAGTTGGTGAGAAATGGCAGCCTCGAATGGTATAGATTTTGGTATCGGGGCAGAAACGATACTTGGTGCGCCGCAAACTACACGACACCTATCAAGGACAGCATACTCCGCACAGTCTCAGGTTGGCTTCCCTATTGGGCTTGGGGTAGTGGTATGAGCACATTTAGTAATAACATTGAGCTTTTTGATGAAGTTTTACCTTTCTGGTATAAAACAAACGCAGACGGAACCCTCAGTTCTTATTCTGGTGCTGGAAACCAAACTTTTGTAAAGTTTGCGCATGATAATAAAGTAAAAGTTATTCCTTTAATAAGTAATGGATACAACAAAACATTAGTCCATACAATACTTTCAAATCCAACTATAATGGAAAATCACATTGCAAATATTACTAATTTGGTAATTTCAAATAATTATGATGGCATTGATATAGATTATGAAGGGCTTTATGCTTCAGATAAAGACAATTTTACTTTGTTTATATCAAAACTAGCAGAGAAACTCCATGAAAAAAACAAATTATTATCGGTCTGTGTACAAGCGAAATGGAGCGACAGCATAACGTGGGACGGTCCTGGAGCGCACGACTATGAAAATTTAGGCAAGTTTGCAGACACACTTAGAATAATGGCTTACGATGAGCATTGGAGTACAAGCGAGCCAGGCCCTATAGCAAGCTACAGCTGGGTAGAAAATATTCTTAGCTATGCGGTTACAAAAACCTCTAAAGATAAAATCATTTTAGGAGTACCTTTCTATGGAAGAGATTGGAATAAAACTACAAGTGGAACTTGGACTTCAAAATCTTATACTTATCCTGGTATTATTAACTTGATGACCACAAAAGGCGCTACTAGAGCATGGAATAACACAGCTAAAGTACCGCAGTTCAACTATTCTGACGGCGCTGCCGAGCATCAACAACATTACGTTTATTATGAAGATAATCAGAGCTTGAGTTTTAAATTAGATCTAGTAATAAAATATAATGTTGCGGGTGTTTGCGGCTTCGCACTTGGCTATGAAGATCCATTAGCTTGGTCACTTTCTCAGAAGAAAATCTCTGTAGGAAAAAGTTTTGTCTACTATTTAAACGAAGGCTGGAATTTCATTACAATTCCTTTATCCTTATCTTGTACAGCGGAAACCCTTGCGCAAAATATTACAAATTGCACTCATATTAGTTATTGGGATGTAAGCTCACAAAAATTTGTGGTTTATGAAAAAGGCTCTGGGATAAATAATTTTGATCTTCAAACTTGCGTGGGCTATCATGTATATGTTAGTACAAAGAGCAGAATTAATGTTACTGGTATTGCGGTAACAGCGTCGGTCAATTTATACAAAGGCTGGAATTCTATAGGCTGGTGCAATTTCACAGCTACAGACGCAAAAAGTCTAGCTCGGAACATAACAAACTGCACTGCAGTTGCATATTGGGATAATGCACGAAGATTTGTTATTCATCCGGTAGATAGCGAGCTAGCTAATTTTCCAATTGAAAGAGGCAGTGGCTATCTTGTTTATGTTTTCACAACAACAGTTTTCGCCACATAA
- a CDS encoding DUF1614 domain-containing protein — MIALVALIVIKVLLPILLFIALYLGFMRFRGLFQRSNLGARELGLLIVGSAVGMFSDLPIFVTPNYLLALNIGGALVPLILAFYFLSGKKLAYSIAGISLVAGATFLVTRFEVGVGIVSELHLCFVPTAIAIVFSIAIYKRDVLLGAPFGYAIATLGTLIGADILRLPQLFVQPFRGAIGGAGVYDMVFISGLLAMSVIFLLARKEDRSSFRIYSDEELNKLRIENYFERANIAIAQQRYQEALGNAYNAIVEKLSLLARKFNLQTKSLTQQLALLNISSGSFYNFSVLSNELKKEIDSYSIEPSMRAAELIVEELNSIERKRYVSLGGRALAFFIDLALMTIILIITLLIGALLGFYTITTLELSTCPSWLMLALVIQLPYFTIFETLFKASPGKMLVGAKVLNEDFLDVDFLGAFTRNVVRFLDMLLLYIPSAIMISLTKKSQRIGDYVAKTVVVKT; from the coding sequence ATGATAGCTTTAGTGGCTCTTATAGTAATCAAAGTTCTATTACCAATTTTACTTTTTATAGCACTTTATCTCGGCTTTATGAGGTTTAGAGGGCTTTTTCAAAGAAGCAATCTTGGTGCAAGAGAGCTAGGACTCCTTATTGTAGGCTCCGCTGTAGGTATGTTTTCAGATCTGCCTATATTTGTCACTCCAAACTATTTACTAGCCCTAAATATAGGTGGAGCTCTTGTGCCACTAATACTGGCATTCTATTTTTTAAGTGGTAAAAAACTAGCATACTCAATTGCAGGGATATCTTTAGTTGCAGGAGCTACTTTCTTAGTAACTAGATTTGAGGTAGGCGTAGGTATAGTAAGCGAGCTACATTTATGCTTCGTTCCTACAGCTATAGCAATAGTCTTTTCAATTGCTATTTATAAAAGAGATGTGCTCCTTGGCGCTCCTTTTGGATATGCAATTGCTACTTTAGGCACTTTAATAGGTGCAGATATTTTAAGGCTGCCTCAGTTATTTGTGCAGCCTTTTAGAGGCGCAATTGGCGGAGCTGGCGTCTACGATATGGTCTTTATTTCAGGTTTGCTTGCAATGTCAGTGATATTTTTACTTGCCAGAAAAGAGGACAGAAGCTCATTTAGAATATATAGTGATGAAGAGCTCAACAAGCTAAGAATTGAGAATTACTTTGAGCGCGCTAATATTGCGATAGCTCAACAGCGCTATCAAGAAGCTCTTGGCAATGCTTATAACGCGATAGTAGAGAAGCTATCATTATTAGCTAGAAAATTTAATTTACAAACTAAAAGTTTAACGCAACAGTTGGCACTTTTAAATATCAGCTCTGGCTCGTTCTATAATTTCTCAGTTTTAAGTAATGAGCTAAAGAAGGAAATTGATTCTTATAGTATAGAGCCTAGCATGAGAGCTGCAGAACTCATCGTCGAAGAATTGAATTCAATAGAGCGAAAAAGATACGTTTCTTTAGGTGGAAGAGCACTGGCGTTTTTTATAGATCTAGCATTAATGACGATAATTCTAATAATTACCTTGCTGATAGGCGCACTTTTAGGCTTTTATACAATCACAACATTAGAGCTCAGTACATGCCCTTCTTGGCTTATGCTCGCTTTAGTAATACAGTTACCATATTTTACAATATTTGAGACTTTATTTAAAGCTTCGCCAGGCAAGATGTTAGTAGGAGCAAAAGTTTTAAATGAAGATTTTTTAGATGTTGATTTCTTAGGCGCTTTTACAAGAAACGTAGTTAGATTCTTAGATATGCTCTTACTTTACATTCCAAGCGCGATAATGATTTCTTTAACTAAAAAGAGTCAGCGAATTGGCGATTATGTGGCGAAAACTGTTGTTGTGAAAACATAA